A single genomic interval of Alligator mississippiensis isolate rAllMis1 chromosome 15, rAllMis1, whole genome shotgun sequence harbors:
- the LOC106739616 gene encoding olfactory receptor 5G9-like, whose protein sequence is MGDWFPYNTGYSCVQLFGEQVAMGNQTTVSYFVLSGVSSDPQLQPFLFVLFLLIYLLTVVGNGAIMVVIRADPHLHTPMYFFLFHLSFLDICYSSVTAPKMLQNFLADETPISYHGCIAQMSLILLGASAEVFILSAMAYDRYAAICDPLHYQGTMNKQVRIRLVGGAWLIGIFYALTNTVPVLHLHFCGPNELDNFSCELPSLLEVACTETFTSTMTFLTSALFVTLASFSISLVSYICIISTILRIRSAEGRSKAFSTCSSHLTVVILCYGSALFRYLRPSSASSVALDRIFSIQYSVLTPMLNPIIYSLRNKDVKAALGNILGKIRSL, encoded by the exons atgggggattggttccctTACAACACTggatacagctgtgtccagctg TTTGGTGAACAAGTGGCCATGGGGAACCAGACAACTGTCAGCTATTTTGTTCTGTCAGGTGTTTCCAGTGACCCACAGCTCCAGCCTTTCCTTTTTGTGCTGTTTCTACTTATATACCTACTAActgtggtggggaatggggcaaTTATGGTGGTGATAAGAGCTGATCCTCACCTTCACACTCCTATGTATTTTTTCCTCTTCCATTTATCCTTCCTGGACATCTGCTATTCTTCAGTTACAGCCCCAAAGATGCTGCAGAATTTCTTGGCAGATGAGACACCCATTTCTTATCATGGCTGCATTGCCCAGATGAGCTTAATTCTTCTGGGGGCCAGTGCAGAAGTTTTCATTCTATCAGCAATGGCCTATGATCGATATGCTGCCATCTGTGACCCACTGCATTATCAGGGGACCATGAATAAGCAAGTCCGCATAAGACTGGTGGGTGGTGCATGGCTGATTGGTATATTTTATGCACTTACAAATACTGTTCCTGTGTTACATTTGCACTTCTGTGGCCCCAATGAACTGGACAATTTCAGTTGTGAGCTCCCATCTCTTCTAGAAGTGGCCTGCACAGAGACTTTCACCAGTACAATGACCTTTCTCACTTCAGCTTTGTTTGTAACTTTGGCCTCATTCTCCATTAGCCTTGTCTCTTACATCTGCATCATCTCCACCATCCTGAGGATACGCTCTGCTGAGGGTCGGAGTAAAGCCTTCtctacctgcagctcccacctcacTGTGGTCATTCTGTGTTATGGGTCTGCTTTGTTTCGATATCTGAGACCCAGTTCAGCCTCTTCAGTGGCTCTTGACAGAATCTTCTCAATCCAGTACAGTGTCTTAACTCCCATGTTGAACCCTATCATCTatagcctgagaaacaaggacgTGAAGGCAGCTCTGGGGAATATACTGGGGAAGATTCGAAGCTTGTGA